A single window of Nicotiana sylvestris chromosome 5, ASM39365v2, whole genome shotgun sequence DNA harbors:
- the LOC104236983 gene encoding uncharacterized protein, translating to MRVSFLLSPTTNSEVGKYAMLLLRTFGLRPGESRSNWTSRRRSPTTEQADNHMNFIIWNCRGALSTEFRRNFRSLLDYNRPALVVLLETHCQTHQNVKENFNFDGMIEVAATRHFGGIAILWLSSVLDVDPVATTAQEIHYHVLVKPLPFTFLFTIIYASNELVNRQSLWENFMSVYDNYKGPWIIGGDFNEITHVTDKFGGLPINNSHSHKFLDCLNYCQMTDLGYKGSRYTWTNGRHKKYIIFERIDRIVANYEWIN from the coding sequence ATGAGAGTATCCTTTCTTCTAAGTCCCACCACCAACTCAGAGGTGGGGAAATATGCGATGCTTCTACTACGCACTTTTGGCCTACGTCCAGGAGAGAGCAGGAGCAACTGGACGAGTAGACGGAGAAGCCCAACGACTGAACAAGCCGACAATCATATGAATTTCATCATCTGGAATTGTAGAGGAGCCCTTTCCACGGAGTTTAGACGTAACTTTAGGTCTTTACTTGACTATAATAGGCCGGCTTTAGTTGTTCTCTTGGAAACACACTGCCAAACTCACCAAAATGTGAAGGAAAATTTTAACTTTGATGGTATGATTGAGGTTGCTGCAACACGCCATTTTGGAGGAATTGCAATCTTGTGGTTATCAAGTGTTCTAGATGTCGATCCAGTAGCCACCACTGCACAAGAAATACACTACCATGTCCTGGTGAAACCCTTGCCTTTTACATTTTTATTCACTATCATCTATGCTAGTAATGAATTAGTTAATAGACAATCGTTATGGGAAAATTTCATGTCTGTATATGATAATTATAAAGGACCTTGGATTATTGGAGGAGACTTTAATGAAATAACACATGTTACTGATAAATTTGGTGGACTTCCTATAAATAACTCACATTCTCATAAGTTTTTGGACTGCCTTAATTACTGCCAAATGACTGATTTAGGATATAAGGGTAGTCGATATACTTGGACTAATGGAAGACATAAGAAGTATATCATTTTTGAACGTATTGATCGTATAGTTGCTAACTATGAATGGATTAATTAA